The genomic stretch ATGATCTCAACCGTCTCCATGACATCACCTTGAGCAACGGCATTAACTATATCCTGTCCTTCAACTACATGTCCAAAAACGCTGTGCTTGTCATCGAGCCAAGGAGTTTCTTTGTGGGTAATGAAGAATTGACTTCCATTGGCTCCGGGTCCGGCGTTGGCCATAGACAAAACGCCTGAGGTATCGTGACGCAAGCTAGGGTCGAACTCATCCGGAAATTTATAACCGGGTCCGCCCGATCCATTGCCCTGAGGGTCTCCTCCTTGGATCATAAAGTCGGCGATCACGCGGTGGAACTTGAGTCCGTCGTAATACGGCTCTCCTACTCCCTTTGCCGAGTTTTCGATTGTTCCTTCGGCCAACCCGACGAAGTTCGCCACGGTCATTGGCGTTTTCTCGAATTCGAGGTCGAGGAGAATATCGCCTTTATTCGTGGAGATCTTGGCATACATACCATCCTCCAATGCTACTTTTTCACCGTTTACCATAGTGCTCTTACTTTGGGCCTGGCAGGCGATCATGGCGATGGAACCTGCGGCCAGAATAATGGATTTTATTATGTTCTTCATAGTCAATTGATGGCGATTAATGTTACATCGAAAATCACGGTTGCACGGCTCGGAACTTCGCCCGGAATCCCTTGCACACCGTAAGCGAGGTGCGAAGGTAAAATAAACTTGGCACTATCCCCAACTCGCAACATTTGCACTCCTTCGAGCAATCCCCGAATGGTGTGATCCTGGTCTACCCAAATTTGCATTCGACTCTTCCCCTCTGGTCCCAACGGCGAGTCGTCCAGAAAAGAACTCTCGTATTCGATAATGGCCATTTGGCCCTCTTTTGGGGTTTCTCCGGAGCCTAGCGGCTCGATGCTATATCTTAATCCGCTCCGGCTCTTGGTCATCGTGAGGTTGTTCTCGGCGATATATTCATCGATCAAACGAGCCTCTTCCTCGACGATACGTCGATTGGCTTCAATGATGTCCTCTTGCTGTTGATGCTGCTTTTCCTCGGCCTTCTTTTGGCCGGTGCAAGAAGAGCAACCGGTACAAAGGACTAATGCCCAGGCTAAAACTAAAAACGATCTCATCATGCTTTACCGGTTAGTTCTTTTCGGTACTGTGGTAGTAGATCAACGAATTTTTGAACGGTTTCGTCCAAATTCAAGTCACTTGCTCCTCCTGCGGCATTTACATGTCCACCACCGTTGAAGTGATTGCGGGCAAAAGTGTTCACGTCCCAATTGCCTTTACTTCGGAACGAAACCTTCCGCAAACCGTCCTTATCCATGATGATTGCAGCAAACCGCACTCCTTCTACTGACA from Flavobacteriales bacterium encodes the following:
- a CDS encoding FKBP-type peptidyl-prolyl cis-trans isomerase; amino-acid sequence: MMRSFLVLAWALVLCTGCSSCTGQKKAEEKQHQQQEDIIEANRRIVEEEARLIDEYIAENNLTMTKSRSGLRYSIEPLGSGETPKEGQMAIIEYESSFLDDSPLGPEGKSRMQIWVDQDHTIRGLLEGVQMLRVGDSAKFILPSHLAYGVQGIPGEVPSRATVIFDVTLIAIN